In Nitrososphaera sp., the sequence TCAAGGCACACTGGAATTCAGAGGACCGAGACGTACAACTACATTTCTACGCTACTCTCAAAGGGCATCGTCTTTTCAACCTTTGACAGGCCGCAAAAGTATCACGCGTTGCCAATCGATCAGGTAATCGACACTCTCGTACAGACCAAGCAAAACGCCCTCTCATCGCTTATCGAGAAAAAGGCGGAGTACAACCGACTGATTGAGACGATTATTAGCAGTACAGTCGGTTTTACAACTGACAAGAAAGAGAGCTATCAGATCGTTATCGGCGACAACTCGATAAACGCCAAGATCAAAAGAATGCTAGACGAGGCAAAAGAAGATGTCACAGTCCTTGTAACTGACAAGAACCTTGTCAACTTTTACCATGCAGAAATTACAGACCAGCTAATCAGGCTAACAGCAAAGGGCGTCCGCGTAAAACTCAGGACACCGTGCAAGAAGGTCATGGACTACTTCAGCGGCGAGGACGAGGAGGGCAAGAAAGATGCAGAGATGCCGATATCGCTCAAGACCACTGCGGAACTTGTTCCTGTAAACTTTGTCCTGGTGGACAACAAGGACATCATACTGTTGCTCGAAAGCCAGTCTTCCAAGAAAGCGGAACTTTGCGGCTTTTATACGAACAACATGTCAATGATTTCCATCTTCAGGTTCATCTTTGATAGCCTTATATAGTTGAATGAGACTAAGCCTGCGTATTGTCGGGCCTCTCATTTGACACTGTGCTAGACAGGGTGAGCTCTGAGCTAGAGGGCTCGCTGGTATTTGCAGGAGCATTGGACAATAATGCAAAGCTCCTTGGCTTTAGAAAAGGGACTTCCAAGATGGCCCTGCCAGTCGAAAGGCACGAGACCTTGGATGTCCAGATTTCACTTTTGTTTTCACTTTTGCACCAGCTCGAAGACATTGCCGGGCCCCACACCTACACAGTAACGCGGTTTGGCAAGTACAACATTTTCCTTTTCGGGACCAATGACATCCACCTTTTCATTGTTTCAAACCCTGACAATGACGCTAATATCAGCAGAGTCATGTCGGGTATTTTAAGAAATGAGACAGAGGAATCTGACACGGGTCCAAGGTCTGACCCAAGAGCGAAGGTTGCCGCAGCACTTGCACCGGTTACAGCAAAGAACCCTCCAGGGCCGGACCGCTCAAAATTCGAAAACAAGTCTCACGCAAGGCCCGCGCAGAGATCGAATTCCGGTTCCAAGCCCGGCGCAATAATGATGCTGGAAGGCTATTTCCTGGGAACAGGTCCTGGACTCGAAATTGACGAAGACTCGGAAGGCTATATCATCAGATCCTCTGGTGAAGGCGGAGCAAAGGTTCCGTTTTCTCTTGTTGAGAGAATTAATTCCACCTTCGGCGACAAGATCGAAATCGTCTCATTTGACAACGACAAGGACGGTCGCCCAGTCATTCGAATTATGCCCAAGGAATAACTCAATACTCGCTCGAATAAATCAGTCTTCAAAAAGTCTCCACGTCACTTGCTAGCCAATAAGATAAATCTGCAACTATGGTATTGGAATTCTAAGGATAATCCTACAAGAAATAAGACGTCGTGGGCAGCCAGCGCGCCTGCTCTATTCAGTATTCGGCAGAGTGTTTTTCTGTTTACGTACTGGTGATAATATCGGCCCATAAGGCTCAAAGAAGCATTGTAATGGCTCCCTTAGGGGCTCGCACAAGACGAAAAGGCCGTAGAGGCATCAGTGTAGTAATCACTAGCCTGATGCTGGTAGTCGCAGTTTCATTATTCGGCTCGTTTCTTCTATCGTGGGGAAATTCATATTTTGCCTCACAGCAGGTGGCCATATCAAATCAAACCAATTCACGCCTGAACCAAGTTCGGGAGTCTGTGGTAATAGAGGATGCATGGTTCTTCCACAATAATACAGGCAATTTTGCGACGGTGACGATACGCAATGCCGGCAACAACGGGTTTACCGTCGCATGGGTGACAGTCAACAACTCTATCGCATGGAACAAGGGGTTGCCCATCCAGAATGCAACTTACTCGCAAGTCACATTCCCGCTCGGCTGGCATAGCGGGGACCTTCAAAAGGTCGGTGTAACGACCAAGTCCGGAACATCAACACAGCAGGCCTGGCAGTCATGAGAGCGACCAGAACACGGCGTGGCATTTCCGCGGTTATAGGCGGTATTTTCATGGTCCTTCTGATTGCTGGAGCCGTGAACATGACTATATGGTCAATCCAACAGCAGAACCAGGTTACCGGAGCAATAATTCAAAAGGCAAATTCCAATCTTGCACAGCTCAACGAAAAGATTGCTGTAAGCGACCTTAGAATTACAAACAACAAACTCAATATCACTACGCAGAACACAGGCGGGACGGCAGCCAACATTCAGGCAATTTATGTCGTCAACAAGACAAGCAATACCGAATACAGATACAGCGTCAATTATGTTGTCGACGGCAAGAACTCTGTAACCAACATTGGGCAGAACATTCCATTTACAGTTTACAATAATGCGGCATATTCTGTCAGGCTCGTGACCCAGGCAGGAAATACCGCGACTGCATCGTACACTCCGCTGTCACAGCTTGCGCTGCCCATGGCGCTGTATGCCATACCTCCTACCGTTCAGCCGAACGATAACATCACGCTTCTCTATACGGTGACAAACAATGTGACAAGCACCGGCAATTCGCTAACTGTAACGCCGACCATGTCAACCTCTATGAGTTGCAGTCCTCCAGGACCCAGCTGCCAGTTGACGCCGGTTGTCACTCCATCAGCGACTACCATAGCTAGGGGGAATACAGCGCTTTTCAAGTGGGTATATACCGTGAACGCTCCAGACATGACCACGCTAACATTCAATGCCTCACTTGTCGGCGCAAAGAACGGCAACTATGTGATTGAAAAGGGCTCAGCCCGGCTTGTGCAAGCGTCGCAGACATCATTCCAATCAGACCAGCTAGTATCCTCAACTCTGGTTCAGCGACCAGAGATATTTGCGATGTTTCCAAACCCGTTCGGAATCTCCAATCAGAACGGAATCTGGGGTGTTGCAGTCGCCAACCCGACATTGCAGCCGATGAACGTAACAAAAATAATCATCACCGTAACCTCGCCGAGAGGCCAGTCAAATGACAAGATCTTTGATACTTCCGGCGGAAAATGCAATCCTCAGACTGTAAGTCCAACAGGGACGAATTATTGGACATGCCCCGGCGTGAACATGATACAGTGGAGAAAAACCTCGGGCTATATAATCAACGGTCCGTCAGCGATGGCATTTCTTAGCTCCGTAGCTCCTGGTTCATTAGCCGCAGCAGGGGATCTGCCTGCTTTCAATATTGACGTCACGGTATTTACCAATATGGGACAGTTCGGAAAGTCCGGCTATGCGAGCAGCATTCAAAATACAGGTTCTATGCCTAACGTCTACCTTTCTTCTGCCGTCAATTCTACTGTCACATCAAACATGGTAGGAAATTATACCGGTTTGAAGTCGGGAACTACAAAAACGTTCAACGCTACTATTGCAAATCTGGATACTTCTGGTTCATATAAAATCAATTCAGGCTCGAGGCTGGTCATCGATATACCCAAATGCTTTTCCAATGTGCAGGTATTGCACAGCAATGACTTCATTTTATCAGGACCCACACAATATTCTGATGGCTCGTGGCAAATTATTGGTACGCTCAAGCATGATTTGACGGGTGTTTCGCCCAATGCCGCTCGAACCATCCAGTTCTCTGCTACAATTCAAGCCCAGCCTCAGTCGATGGTCTACATAATGTATGTCTTGGGTGATGGAGACTCCGAAGGCGGCACTGCTTTTCCGATAGGTCCCCTCTCAGAGGTTCCCATGCAAGTGACGCCCTGACGGACGGATCTCCATGCTAGCTGGAAAAAAGGGAAGTCTAGATGCGATGGCCGCCTATTTGCTGTTGGTTATTATTCCCTTGATAACCTGGTTGTCAAGCAGCGCGTCAATGAGCTTGGTTCGCTCTTCCTTTGGAAGCTCATTGGACGTCTCCAGTGAATCAATGGCCTTGAGCTTCCAATAGTTCACCAAGGCGTCGTTGACCGTCAGCTGCGAGTCGTAAACGATTTTGCCAAAAGCAGTAAGCAGGTACTTGCCGCTTTTCTTGCGTACAAGACCTGCCTTTGACATTCTTGATAATCGAGAGTAATACTGCTTGCGTGTTAGCTTTGTCTTTTCCTTCAGGCTTTCACTGTCAATCATCCCGCTTGAAATTGTGGTAAAAAGCTCGAGGGATTTGTCGTCGGCAATGGTTCGTAGCACGGACGCAGTGGTCTGCGATTTTGCCATTTTCTAGATATGTTCATTGCAATATGTGTATATATGCGCATTGTCGCTTCCAAAGACATATTGCTCTGTAAAATGCCCGTTTTTGGACAAACACTTTTTCCTTTACAAAAGTGTCCGGTACTTAAACAAGAATTGTACCGGCTATGATCGCGGACTGCATTAAAAAGTGCAGCGGCATAAGTCTCGCATGTTGGCTTCGAATTGCTTCCGACTTTGCCTCTAACCTGCTTGTCCTGATGATGTTGACAAGGATAAGCGAGGAGACGATACTCATTACTATAGCGCCTGTGATGCCGAGAGACGAAGAAAAGTAGAGAACCCAGGACGCGGCTGACATTGTGCAGGCTGTCGCGCCAATCATTACGAGCGTGGCTTTCCTCCCAATTACTACCGGGATGGTCTTCCTTCCGGCTGCCGCATCTCCCTCTATGTCGCCCAAGTCGTTGTACGGCGAGGTGACAAATACCATCATCAGGACCATCAGCGACCCGTATGCAAGCACCGATGAAACTGCCAGGTTGCTGAGATCCGAGCCGACAGTCGATCCCAGCATTAGCGACAGCGACATGTAGACGCCTATTGTTAGCGTCTTTACCACAAACCTGTCCTTCAGCGCGACCTTCGGCGCAGAATACAGGATGCCGATAGCGATCATTGGCACGATTAGTAAGATTGTTGCCAGGTTCCCCGTTGACAAGGCGATCAGACCTGCAACTGCGTTGGTAGAAATTATGAAAAACACAGCCTGCCTTTTCGTGACAATCCCCATAGGAATCGGCCGCCTTTTCTTGTTCATGCGGTCAAGGTCGGCGTCCGTGAGGTCATTTAGTACATACAGGCCGACAGTTAGCAGAAGCGTGATTGCAGGAAGGGCCATCATCCTCTCGACTAGAACAAGCGACTCTCCCTGCAAAGCCAGCCCCGGTAGACCGCCAGACGTACAAAACAAGCCTGTAACGGTTGACATCATGAACACCAAGCCGTGCTTTCTCCTGGAGGCAAACAAAATGCCCAGAGACTTCAAGTATGCAGACGGGCCCAGCCTCGAGCTTCTGCCGAGATTGCGGATGTGCAGGAAGGACAACTATAGAAGCAGCTGCTACATGCGACATCTGCATTGGCACTCTTTTCCCAAGGTATGTAGATCTGATTACATCAAGCGGAAAATACCCTCTAATGGACATTGCGAAGCCTTGATGTCCGAGAGGTGCATTTGTTATGCCGCTTCTGATGCTTGTTAGAATGCCTGAAGCGGCTATCGCCGAATTTCCGCCAGCCACAAAGGTGCGCTAGCGGCCTTTGCCAGCGAATCAAAGTACTTGACTAAAGTCTGGGCCAAGTAGGCGTCGTCATGGCTTGCAATCCCTATCGTAAAGTCCTGAGGGTTGGCCGGAGATATTACCTCAAATGCTGCCTGCCTGCCGTCAATGACTGCAAAGCTTACCGGAACAGGGCAAGTCCTCAGGTTGAACCTGGGCGACTTTATCATTTCCTGCACAAGCTCGTAGGATTCCTTGTTGTGTGGCGTGCGCAGTACCGCATTAAGTCTGCTTTCCAGGCTCGTCTGAGTTGGATTGCCGTCGAGCAGGTTGAGCGTGATCCCCTTTCTGTGCAGCTGCAAGAGTTTGGCGGATATCTTTGGATCATGATATCTTGTAGCAAAGTAAATCTGCTCTTGGGCTCCTTCCAAGAGCTTGCCCACCTCATGCACGAGCTGTTCAAAGTCCTTGACAATGGTAAACCCTGAAAGCTGTGACGGACTTAGGAGCTCTCTGAGCTTTGAGCCCTCTATGAATTCGTTGACAATGCTTTCCTTGTGGGATAGGGGTATGTCCTTATCCGCCCGGATAATGTCAATCGCGCGCAGGCTTCCATGGTTTTCCAGGATTTCTTCCATGGATTTTACGTGCTTGTTGTAGACAAGAGAACCAAAGGTTGTGGTATTATATCTGGAAGATTTTTTTTCAATTAGACCCGCGTCACGGAGCTTGCGGAGCCGGATATAGAACTGCTTCTTGCTCATCTTGCCTTCGTAGCTCGAAGAGGAACCGCCGAGACCTGTGTATGCCCTGCCAAGGATTGTTCTTGTCCGCCTGTCTGCCAGCATGGCAAAAATTTGCTCCATAGTTGCGGGGCTCTGCATAATTAGGGGACAAGTAGCCAAGGTATTATTTAAGTATTATAATTATCTCCCCTTTTGGGAATCGCTTCTAGCCTGAAATCACTGGAGAATTGCCGCAGCAGTGTCGCGTACTCTCTGCTGCTGCTCCTCGATCTGTTCGTCGGCATTTATCACCGTAAAGCCTTCCTTCTGCACCATCGCATCATACTGATCCGTTATGCGCCCCTGAAAGATTCTATAGCTCTCGTACGGGTCGCTGCTAAGGTTGAGGTCCATACCCGCTTCGTAGAACTTGAGCTTGGGCCTGCCGGCCAGTATTCTGTCGATTGCAACGTCTACCGAGACTCTGAAATAGAAGGTAATGTCCGGCTTGGTAGCAAATCCGTACACTTTGCGGACCCAGTCCGGACTGCAGCCGCGAACGACATCCCTAGCAAACGCGGTGTAGATGTACCGGTCTGCAAGAACAATGTACCCTGCACGGAGCAGCGGAAAGATGTTCCGCTCGTACCTGGCAGCAAAGTCTGTTGCGTGCAAAAGGCTAAAGGTTGTCGGAGTCAGGAGGTTCTTCTTTTTGCCCTTTGAAATGATCTCCTTTACCTGCTCCGAGGAATTCCATTCAGTGAAAAAGACAGAGTGGCCTTTGTATTTCAGCCATTTTTCAAGCAGGCGGATCTGAGTTGACTTGCCCGAGCCGTCTATTCCCTCTACAACAATCAATTTTCCGGGGACGTGAAGCTCCTTGCCTGACTCGGCCTTTACAGTCTTGACGCTCAAATCCGCTCACAGGGAACGGATCCCAGCTATATCAACATACATCGATTTGCTTTCGTTCAGAACTCGTTAGACTATTGCTGGTGATTCCGCAACCCTGGCACTTTGCGTCTGCCTGCTAGATTGGAAGGGTTATGCTCTCCATCGAATCGGGGTGACGTTCCTTATAGTGGCGGACCATTTCCTTTGCGCTTTCAAAATCAATGAGGCAGATCTCGCACGAATATGCGTGGGCAGGTTCGGGTGTGTCTCTTTTTTCGGTATCCTCTGAAACCATGCAATGTTGACACCATTAAAACTATTAAACTTTTCTTGAATAGAACAATAGATTTTGATACATTCAAGAAAAAGCCTCTGAAATAGTGACTAGAAAGACCTGTTTGCCAGAAATCTTTTGCAAACAATTTTAAATACATTCACCAAAAACTTATTCTAATTGCAGCAAGAACGCCCGCAAAAACGTTTTTCTTTGCAAAGCTCATAGAAAACAATAGCAGAACTAATCAATGGACAAATCAAGAGTGACAGACAGGGTCAAGGACTATGTCATTGTGACAATTGTCAGCCACGTCGTGGGCCAGGCGGTTTTCCTTCCATGGAATCTGTACATCATGAACTTTACGCCCGACCAGTTCGTAAAAGGGGCGATTATCAGCTTGCCGATAGCATTCATGTGGAACTATGCGGGAATCAAGGTCAACCTCTATTGCAGTAACAAAATAAAGTCAGTGGTCAACTCGATAACGCACAAGGCGTAGGGTTTCGAATCAGGCAGACTGCCTGGTCATCACTTTTTTGTCAAGAGTTTAAACGCGTGGTTGCCCGAGCCTGTGTTTATGTAGTGCTTTATCCAGACCATTGCAAGCGGTTCGAGCAGCCGAGACTCCTGTATTCCTCCCAGGTCAATAGTTTCCCATCCAAATTTGTCCAGAATGGATGTCACGGTGGTCTTGGCCTCGCTGCTGTTGCCGCAGATAAACATGGTCGGAGGGCCGCAGTCAAACTGCGGCTTGAACATGTGCGGGTTTCCAACTATGTTAAAGGCCTTGACAACGTTTGCGCCGGGGAGGAGTCTCTGAACCGTTTCGCCCGCAGAGTCTGTCATGCCGATTGCAAGTTTGGGAGGGCCTGACGAAAAGTCCAGAGGGTTTGTCACGTCAATCACGGTCTTGCCTGAAAAGTTGCGCGGTCCGACGAGCCGGATGGCGTTTTCCGCGCCGCTCCACGACGTCGCAATCACGACGATGTCGCCAAAATTTGCCGTTTGCTCAAACGTGCCCGTCTGGGCCCGCGCGCCGCGCGACTTTGCCCACGATGCGAGCTTGTCCTGATGCGGGTCTCTTGAGCCAAGCATCACATCATAGCCAATTTCATGAAAGCTGTTTGCAAGCTTGATTCCAACGTCGCCTGAGCCTATTATCCCAACACTCGTCATGGTCCTCTGTTGCTCCATGACTGATTCGAGTGGATGATAATAAGACTTTTCTCCCGCCCGTCAGGTTCGACGCACTATATACATGCGGTAAAGGCCTTCCTCAGCCGAAGAGGTTGGGAGCAAAGACTCGGCGAATGCAAAGCTGTCCAGAGATCGAACCTTCTCGTACATTCCTTGTCCTATGACCATACTGTCTCGCGGAGCGAAATCATTGATCCTCGAGCAGTGGTTCACCGTGGTCCCGAATATGTCGTTTACAGATGAAGTGGAGACCTTGGCGACTGCGACCGAGCCGTATTCGCAGCTCACGCGGTAGCTTACCTCCGGCAGCCCCTCGTTTCTCATTTTGCGGTTTAGCGGTTCCCGCTCTTCGAGCATTGCGATTCCGCACAACAGAACGTTCTTGAACGACGCCGGCGTGCCAAGCTCTGTCTCGGGAAAGTAGTACAGGATGCTGTCGCCGATGTTCTTTACGACCACTGCACCAAAGTTTGTGGCGATGTTGGCCATCCTGTTAAGAAAAATGGAATAGTACCTTCCGACCCCCGAGTCTCCGAGAGACCTGCTAATTGCAGTAGAGCTTACCATGTCCACCATGCATACACAATATTTCCTGCTATCGTCAAAGAAGCGAAGCAGGATTTCTATTTGCTGCCGTTCCTTGGACTCGTGCTGCTCTGAATCCGATTCGCGTCTGTACTGCGACAGTGCGTCGCCGCCAGGAAGCGAAGTGACCGCGCCATGCGCAGACCCTCTGTCATCGCCGTACAGATGCAAATTGCTGTCGCTGTAGCGAGTCAATCAGAAAAGCCTGCTCCGGTTGCTCTCACTTTGCCACGCTCCGCGCTTTTTCAATCTCGGTCATTTTCTCAAAAAGAGTGTCGATCTGGACCGGCTTTCGAAGGCAGGAGTGGATGCCCAGTTTTACCAGTTCGGCTACTTCGGAGTCGGTTATCGACGAGGCCGTAAAGAGCACAATCAGGTTGTCTGCCAGCTTGCCTTCGCTTACGAGGCTGTCGATTATGTCAAGTCCTGAAAAGTCAGGCATGGCGATATCCAGAAATACAGCATCAAAGCGGCCCGCCTTGATTAGTTCAAGTCCTTCGCGGCCGCTGTTTGTAAAGGACACCTGGTGCCCTATTGCCGTCAGTACCTTGACAAGGAGGTCTGTTATGTCTGGGCTGTCGTCAATTATGAGTACTTTCATTGTTATCCTTTTGCCTGTCCTTTGGGATGCTGAAATAAAAACTCGAACCCTTGCCTTCTTCGGTCTCCACCCAGATAGTGCCCCCAAGGCCGCTCACTAGACCCTTGCTGATTGCCAGCCCAAGGCCTGTTCCCCCGTGCTTTCTCGTCAGCGATGTATCCACCTGATAGAACTTTTGAAACAGATACTGCTGCTTTTCCTTGGCTATGCCGGGGCCGTTGTCCCGGACGCAGAACACAATGTCGCCGTTTCTCTCTTCAGCACTGACGTCAATCCTGCCCGTCGTCGGGGGAACAAAGTCTATCGAGTTGTACAGGAGCGCGGAAAGCACCTGGGTAATCTTGGCCTCGTCGGAGTGAAGCTTTAGGCCCGGCTGTGAGTGGACCGTAAACTGGACGGCCTTATCCTTCATTGCAAGCTGGAAATCCTTTTCTATGTTTTTCAGAATCCTGTCCACGTCTGCCTCGCCTATGTTGAATCGGATCTCGCCCAGCTCTATCTTTTGCACATCAAGCATGTCGCTTATCATTTTCTCAAGCTTCACCGCATTCTTTTCTATCGTTTCCAACGCATTCTTTTGATCCTTTGAAATCGGTCCCAGGATTTTTTCGGACTTGAGCACTCCGCACCAGCCGATAATCGGGGTCAGCGGCGTCTTTAGTTCGTGCGACGCCATGCTCAAGAACTCGTCCTTGAGCTTGTCCTTGTTCCGAAGCTCGATGTTTGTCTGTCGGAGCTCTTCTGCCTGGCGCTTGATAATCTGGGCGTTCTCCCTCTCCCGTTCCAGCGCCCGCTGAAGCTTTTCCTCGTAATTCTTCAGGTCGGTCACGTCGCTGTGTATGGCGATGTACTGCTTGGGCTTGCCGTACTCGTCAAGGAAAGGCACAATCGTGGTCTTGACCCAGTAGTACGAGCCGTCCTTTGCCATGTTCTTTATTTCGCCTTCAAATATCCTGCCTGATGATATGGTCTTCCACATTTCCTTGAAGAATTCCTCAGAGTGGTAGCCAGACTTTAGGATGCGGTGATTCATGCCGATAAGCTCGTCCTCGCGGTACTTGGAAATCTCTACAAACTTGTGGTTGACCTTGGTGATTTTTCCGTCCTTGTCAGTCACCGCCACGATTGCGGTCGCGTCAAGGGCGTTTGTCATGTCGCCCAGCTCCTTTGTGCGCTCGCGCACCATCTTGTTGAGGTTGTTGTTGGTTTCAAGGATGCTCTTTCGCATGCTGTCAAACTGCGAGGCAAGCTGGCCGACCTCGTCGCGCGATTCCGAGTGAACCTCGTACTCATAGTCCCCCTTTGAGATGCGGTCTGCAGCATCGCGCAGCTGGATTATCGGCCTGGAAATCGTCTTTGATACATACAGAGACGTTACGACCACCACGACCGTAATCGCGCCCGCAGTCGCAAGGATGTAGTTCCTCAGAGTACTGACGGGGCTGAAGATCTCCGCCTCGTCAAATTCAGCCAGCAGCACAAATCCCCTGTCGCGGGCGCAATACGAAAAGCCCACCACCGGGATGGTCCTATAGTCAGGGTAGATGTCGTGCACTTCGGTGCCCTGGACAAGACAGGCTCGCACAGCCTCTGTGTCAACCAGCTCTCTGAAGGGCGCGTTTTTGATGAATCGGGACTCGGTTATCATTATCTTGTTGTTGTTTACAAGGTACACTTCGCCAGTCTGACCGAGGCCCTTTCTGTTCAGGAGGATGTCGTCAAATCCATTCATGTTCATGGTTGCGACCATCTCTCCAATCTGCGTGTTTGGAGGCGCTGACGTGCTGTTTGTCGCGCCCGCAACGCTGCGGGAGATTATCGGTACAATGACTATTGCATCCCTGGCGCCATTTACAAGGCCAAAGTGAAATGACGCGGGGGTGGGCGATGCTCCCGGAACCGCGGTAGGCAAGATTGCCCTGATATCTTGGGGAAAGCCGGCGCTGTTTAGAACGATGGTCGAACTGTTTTGATCCCTGGCAGACACCGCGGTCGCGTTGGAGGCCGTAGAATTGGAAATAAAACTATCAGTCGATGCAAGGAGTTTGCCGTCCCTGCCGTACACGGCCACGTCTTGCAGTCCGATAGAGTTGCCCGCCACGTCCCTGAAAGAATCGATCTCCGACCTAAACTGCCTTTTGTAGTCCTCAAGCGCACTCGCAGAAATGGTAGACGGCTGGTCGGCAGCAAAGTGGGAGACGACCTGCTGGATTGCGTCGTTAGTGGCAAGGACCCTTATCTGGAGCGTACGAGAGTCCATGAGAGAGCTGACGGCCGCTCCCCTCCCTGTTGACTCGCTTGTCAGCTGGTCGGAAACACGCTGCCGAAGAAGGCTGTCTGAGGTAATGTAACTTAGCATCGACACAGCAAAAAGGGTGGTAAGGGAAAGGAACATGCTAAGGATAATGATCTTGGACTTGATGGTGAGCGAGACGGGTTTCTCAACCAATCAGCTTCTACGATCCTTTCGAACCTGATGCCGAAGGATTCGTAGACTTGCCCCGCTCGTCAGGCTGAAGGACCGCCTTTTCGCCCTTGTCGAGAGTCGAGATGTTTATCGCCTGCTCAATGTTTGTAATGAAAATCACACCGTCGCCGTGCTCCCCAGTTCTTGCGGATTCTACTATCGCCGGAATTACATTGTCGAGCTGTACGTCGGGAATGACAATCTCGAACTTTACGCGCGGCAAGAGGTCATAGGCCACAGGCTGCCCTCTCCACTGGAGGTGAAGTTCGCGCTCCTTGCTCCAGCCGGATACATTTGATATTGTCATGCC encodes:
- the tmk gene encoding dTMP kinase, whose amino-acid sequence is MSVKTVKAESGKELHVPGKLIVVEGIDGSGKSTQIRLLEKWLKYKGHSVFFTEWNSSEQVKEIISKGKKKNLLTPTTFSLLHATDFAARYERNIFPLLRAGYIVLADRYIYTAFARDVVRGCSPDWVRKVYGFATKPDITFYFRVSVDVAIDRILAGRPKLKFYEAGMDLNLSSDPYESYRIFQGRITDQYDAMVQKEGFTVINADEQIEEQQQRVRDTAAAILQ
- a CDS encoding helix-turn-helix domain-containing protein, translated to MPAEYIDEFKPSNPNEGTESKLITELQKLDLTLNEARILLFLITKGSASAAEVSRHTGIQRTETYNYISTLLSKGIVFSTFDRPQKYHALPIDQVIDTLVQTKQNALSSLIEKKAEYNRLIETIISSTVGFTTDKKESYQIVIGDNSINAKIKRMLDEAKEDVTVLVTDKNLVNFYHAEITDQLIRLTAKGVRVKLRTPCKKVMDYFSGEDEEGKKDAEMPISLKTTAELVPVNFVLVDNKDIILLLESQSSKKAELCGFYTNNMSMISIFRFIFDSLI
- a CDS encoding NADPH-dependent F420 reductase, with translation MEQQRTMTSVGIIGSGDVGIKLANSFHEIGYDVMLGSRDPHQDKLASWAKSRGARAQTGTFEQTANFGDIVVIATSWSGAENAIRLVGPRNFSGKTVIDVTNPLDFSSGPPKLAIGMTDSAGETVQRLLPGANVVKAFNIVGNPHMFKPQFDCGPPTMFICGNSSEAKTTVTSILDKFGWETIDLGGIQESRLLEPLAMVWIKHYINTGSGNHAFKLLTKK
- a CDS encoding UbiA family prenyltransferase; this translates as MSFLHIRNLGRSSRLGPSAYLKSLGILFASRRKHGLVFMMSTVTGLFCTSGGLPGLALQGESLVLVERMMALPAITLLLTVGLYVLNDLTDADLDRMNKKRRPIPMGIVTKRQAVFFIISTNAVAGLIALSTGNLATILLIVPMIAIGILYSAPKVALKDRFVVKTLTIGVYMSLSLMLGSTVGSDLSNLAVSSVLAYGSLMVLMMVFVTSPYNDLGDIEGDAAAGRKTIPVVIGRKATLVMIGATACTMSAASWVLYFSSSLGITGAIVMSIVSSLILVNIIRTSRLEAKSEAIRSQHARLMPLHFLMQSAIIAGTILV
- a CDS encoding P-II family nitrogen regulator — protein: MKKIEAIVRTEKLPVLKEKLRQIGVGGMTISNVSGWSKERELHLQWRGQPVAYDLLPRVKFEIVIPDVQLDNVIPAIVESARTGEHGDGVIFITNIEQAINISTLDKGEKAVLQPDERGKSTNPSASGSKGS
- a CDS encoding response regulator; the protein is MKVLIIDDSPDITDLLVKVLTAIGHQVSFTNSGREGLELIKAGRFDAVFLDIAMPDFSGLDIIDSLVSEGKLADNLIVLFTASSITDSEVAELVKLGIHSCLRKPVQIDTLFEKMTEIEKARSVAK
- a CDS encoding ATP-binding protein, translated to MVEKPVSLTIKSKIIILSMFLSLTTLFAVSMLSYITSDSLLRQRVSDQLTSESTGRGAAVSSLMDSRTLQIRVLATNDAIQQVVSHFAADQPSTISASALEDYKRQFRSEIDSFRDVAGNSIGLQDVAVYGRDGKLLASTDSFISNSTASNATAVSARDQNSSTIVLNSAGFPQDIRAILPTAVPGASPTPASFHFGLVNGARDAIVIVPIISRSVAGATNSTSAPPNTQIGEMVATMNMNGFDDILLNRKGLGQTGEVYLVNNNKIMITESRFIKNAPFRELVDTEAVRACLVQGTEVHDIYPDYRTIPVVGFSYCARDRGFVLLAEFDEAEIFSPVSTLRNYILATAGAITVVVVVTSLYVSKTISRPIIQLRDAADRISKGDYEYEVHSESRDEVGQLASQFDSMRKSILETNNNLNKMVRERTKELGDMTNALDATAIVAVTDKDGKITKVNHKFVEISKYREDELIGMNHRILKSGYHSEEFFKEMWKTISSGRIFEGEIKNMAKDGSYYWVKTTIVPFLDEYGKPKQYIAIHSDVTDLKNYEEKLQRALERERENAQIIKRQAEELRQTNIELRNKDKLKDEFLSMASHELKTPLTPIIGWCGVLKSEKILGPISKDQKNALETIEKNAVKLEKMISDMLDVQKIELGEIRFNIGEADVDRILKNIEKDFQLAMKDKAVQFTVHSQPGLKLHSDEAKITQVLSALLYNSIDFVPPTTGRIDVSAEERNGDIVFCVRDNGPGIAKEKQQYLFQKFYQVDTSLTRKHGGTGLGLAISKGLVSGLGGTIWVETEEGKGSSFYFSIPKDRQKDNNESTHN
- a CDS encoding adenylate/guanylate cyclase domain-containing protein translates to MTRYSDSNLHLYGDDRGSAHGAVTSLPGGDALSQYRRESDSEQHESKERQQIEILLRFFDDSRKYCVCMVDMVSSTAISRSLGDSGVGRYYSIFLNRMANIATNFGAVVVKNIGDSILYYFPETELGTPASFKNVLLCGIAMLEEREPLNRKMRNEGLPEVSYRVSCEYGSVAVAKVSTSSVNDIFGTTVNHCSRINDFAPRDSMVIGQGMYEKVRSLDSFAFAESLLPTSSAEEGLYRMYIVRRT